The DNA sequence TTATTGGTAGGTGCCAGGAGTTCGATCCGGTCGCCATTAACCTCTAGTATGCAGACTTCGCTTTCGACTCCTGCTGCTTCACTTACATATCTGTCAATCAGTTCAGCATCCAATATGTGTGTGTAAAATTTGAGGGTGCTGTCTATATCTCGTACGGCTATTCCAATATGATCCATTATTTTTTCCACAAGTATGGCTCCTTTCATTCCCTAACAGTGTAAAGGATGGAAGCCTTGTTTACAATTCATCTGAAAAATTCACAAAAAATGTATAAAAAGCACTTGCAACGGTTTTGCTGAGAGACTATGATAGCTAAGGAAATTATTGTTTATGAAAAATTCTACAATGAAAGAAGATGTATATATGGCCCGATCAGCTTCGGCTGTCGATGCAAATGAGAAGCTCAGCATCCGCAATGGGATTGCTACTACTGTCATTTTGAACATCAGCACCAATTATTTTCCTCTGTTTGCGATCAGTGTACTTGGCGTTTCGAACTACCAGGTTGGATTGATCAGCTCCCTGCCTCAGTTTATAGGAATTTTTGCCATGGTGATCGGCTCCCTGCTTATAGGCAGGATGGAAGAAAAGAAGCGGCTTACTGCATACTCCTTCCTGGCCGCGCGTTTTTTCCTTTTAGCGATGTTTTTGCTTGTGTATCTGCCTGAGGAGATGAGAGGGTGGATATTTGTCCTCCTTGTCGGCCTGATGAATTTTCCAGGTTCGATTGCCAATTTGAGCTGGCAGTCCTTCATCGGCGATCTGATACCTGACAGCCGCCGGAGCGGTTTCTTCTCCGAGCGGAACAAAGTAATGACCATTGTCGGCATGCTTTCAACTTTCGCCATCGGCATTCTTCTGCAGCAGTTTGACCAGTCCAATTCTCTGCCTTTCCAGGTTTTATTTTTAGCCGCGTTTTTGATTGGACTGGCGGAAGTGTACTATTTGTTCAAGCATGAAGAGCCAAAGTCCAGCAGGAAAGCGGAGAAAAAACTAAGCATCGGCCTTCATGTTTTCAGGCACAAGCCTTTCTTGTTTTTTATCATCTGCAGTCTTTTCTTTAATTTCGGGTGGCAGATGGCCTGGTCGCTTTTCAGCATCTATCAGATCAAAATTGCCGGCGCCACGGCACTTTGGATCAGCCTTTTCACTGTTGCGAATCAGCTTGCCCAGATTGTGAGCTTTAAATGGTGGGGAAGGATGGCTGATAAACACACTAATGCGAAAATGATGATTCTTGTATCTTTGGGTATGGCATCGGCACCTGTGCTGACAATCCTCTCGCCGAATATGGTGTATCTGGTTATCGTCAATTTCTTTTCCGGTCTGTTTGTTTCAGGCACCGTGCTGCTGCTCTTCAACCAGCTGCTGGAGGTAACTGAAGAGGAAACACGCAGCATCTGTATTTCGAACTATAATATTCTGCTGGCCCTCGTCGCCTTCATTGCGCCGCAGTTTGGTGTATTCCTTCTTGAAGCGGCCGGCATGAATGCTGCTATGACAGTTTCTTCAGTCCTGAGAGGAGCAGGTGCGATATTCTTCTTGTGCCTATTCGTCTATTTAAGGAAATCAAAGGGACATTCATTAAAACTAGCCAGAAATATTTTTTAAAATAACCAAAACCAAAAGCTTGAAAAGCTTTTGGTTTTTTTATGTTGACAAAAAGAAAGCATAGGATTATAGTTGCTTAAGTTAATAGTTCACAAAGTTAATTATTTATCTGGTAAATGGAAGCAGGGGGGATACCAATTAGCAGGGATAGATTGATTTACGACCTGATTGCAACAGTGAGAGGAACTGTGAAGAAATCAAAAGCAGATTTTCATGGCCTGTTTGACGGGTATATTCCTTTTAATGAATTCCTTGTTCTCAGGAAGCTTGCAGAAAAAGGGGAAAGTAAGGTCTCCCAGCTGGCGGGTGAGCTCGGGGTCTCGAGCAGCCATATAACAGCAGTCAGCGAAAAGCTGCTTAGCAAAGGACTGATCGTGCGGGGCGGAAGCGAACACGACAGAAGAATTGTATGCTTGTCCCTGACAAATGAGGGAAGAAAGATGGCAGCAGAGCTGGAGCAGGTTTCCAAGGATTATTTTGAAGAAAAGCTCCGTGATTTATCGGATGAAGAGCTTGCTCTGACAAGCAGCCTGCTGGGCAGGGTCCACTAAAAGAGACATCATAAGAGGTGAAGCAAATAATGGAACATTTGAGCCAAAAAGAAAAAATTACGATTATGATCGCCATCATTGCCGCAATGTTCTTTGCCGCAGTCAATCAGACAATCGTAGGCAACGCCCTTCCAAAAATCATATCTGACCTGGGCGGACTGGATTATTACAGCTGGGTTTTCACGATTTATATGCTGACCAGCGCCATTACAACCATACTTGTCGGGAAACTGTCTGATATTTATGGACGGAAGCCATTTATTTTAATTGGAATTATTATCTTTTCTATCGGCGCCTTTTTATCGGGAACGTCCTCTGATATTTTTGACCTGATTACATACCGCGGCATCCAGGGCTTTGGGGCCGGTATGATCATGTCTACTGCCTTTACTGCCGTAGGGGACCTTTTTGCGCCCCGCGAGAGAGGGAAGTGGCAGGGGGCGATGAGCGCTGTGTTCGGGATCTCCAGTGTCTTCGGTCCGACGCTCGGCGGTTATATAGTTGATAACCTGGAGTGGAAATGGGTATTCTGGGTATTCCTGCCGCTTGGCATTGTAGCACTTGCATTGATTTGGAAGCTGTTTCCGTCACAGGAAAAGAAAAAAGGGGAAAGCGTCGATTATGTTGGGGCAGTATTCCTGACAGCGACCATCGTTCTCACTTTATTAGGATTCTCCTGGGCAGGAACAAAATATGACTGGGGTTCATCACAGATTATCATGCTGTTCGGCGGCGCTGTGATTGCACTCATCTTGTTCATCCTAATCGAAAGAAAAGTCAAAACACCGATTCTGCCGCTATATTTATTTAAGAACGGTATCTTTACAATCTCGAATATCATTGGCTTCGTCATCGGGGTATCCATGTTTGGCGGCGTCATGTATGTGCCTTATTTCATCCAGGGTGTTCTTGGATATTCAGCCACACACTCAAGCTTCCTGACGATGGCCATGACTCTGGGACTGGTTTTCGCCAGTGCCCTTGGCGGCCAGATCATCTCGAAGACAGGTAAATATAAGCTGCAGGCAATCATTGGGTTATGCATCTCTGCAGTAGGATTGTACTTATTATCACGGATGGATGCAGATACTTCCCAATATGCACTTGTTGGATTTCTGATTCTTGTAGGATTTGGTATCGGGATCGGCATGACGGTATTCACGCTGACTGTCCAGAATGCGGTTGAGCAGAAATTCCTGGGGGTTGCCACCGCGACATCCCAGCTTTTCCGCTCAGTCGGCGGAACTGTAGGTGTTGCTATAATGGGAACACTTTTGAATAACCGCATGGAAGACAAAATGACCACCATGTCACAGAATCAGAATACCAATAATATGGCTGCTTCTCCTGAGCTTGCAGGGAAACTGGAGTCATTGAAGAACCCTCAGCTTCTCCTGGATCATGAGAAACTGGCCCAGGTTAAGTCTTCGCTGCCGGCAGAAGCTGCTTCCCTGTTCGAGCATATCATTTCAATGCTCAGGGAGGCGCTCAGCTATGCATTGTCGGGCGTGTTCTTATTTGTCACCATCACGATGCTGGTGGCAGTCATTCTTACCTTCTTCCTGAAGGAAATTCCTCTCAGGAGTGCAGCGGATTCAAAGGCACCCGAGCCTGCAAAAAGCGAATAAATAAAAAGATGGGGACCTGGCTGAGCCAGGTTCTTTTTCCATTTACCGGGTTAATTCAGAATATTGACAATACCCTTATTCTGGCTTACCTTTTAAGAAGAGCAGGGAGGGAATCACTTGGAACAATTAAGAGAGAGAGCAGATTATTTGGATAGCCAGGATCCGCTCCGCAAATTTGCAGAAGAATTTTACATAAAAGAAAATATGATTTATCTGGATGGCAATTCACTCGGGCTTTTATCGGCAAGGGCAGAACAAACACTCTTCGATATGCTTGATTCATGGAAAAACTTAGGCATAGACGGATGGATGAGCGGGGAGAATCCTTGGTACTATGTATCCGAAAGATTGGGACATAGGTCAGCAGCGTTGGTTGGAGGAGAGCCTGAAGAAGTAATTGCAACCGCTTCCACTACAACGAATTTGCACCAGCTTGCCGCAACCTTTTTCAAACCGGAAGGCAAGCGGACCAAAATATTGGCCGACGAATTGAATTTTCCATCAGATATTTATGCTTTGCAGTCGCAGCTCCAATTGAAGGGTCTGCCGCCTGAAGAGCATCTCGTCCAGGTAAAGAGCAGGGATGGCAGAACAATCACCGAGGAAGATATCATAGAGGCGATGACGGATGAGATCTGCCTGATCATCCTTCCTACTGTTTTATATAGAAGCGGACAGCTTCTGGATATAGAACGGCTGACAAAGGAAGCCCATAAGAGGGGCATCCTTATCGGCTTTGATGCGTGCCACTCTGCCGGGCGGTTCCGCACCATTTTTCAGAATGGGGCACTGATTTTGCTTATTGGTGCAGCTATAAATATATGAACAGCGGGCCTGGGGGAATCGGAGGCCTTTATGTGAATAAAAAGCATTTTGGCAAAATGCCGGGCTTATCCGGCTGGTTCGGATCGGATAAAAGCCTACAGTTCGATATGGAGCATACTTTCACACCAGCTCATAATGCAGGCGCTTTTCAAATTGGGACGCCTCATATTTTAAGTGCCGCTCCGCTATTAGGCTCGCTCGATATGTTTGAGGAAGCCGGCATCGATAGAA is a window from the Bacillus infantis NRRL B-14911 genome containing:
- a CDS encoding MarR family winged helix-turn-helix transcriptional regulator, whose protein sequence is MIYDLIATVRGTVKKSKADFHGLFDGYIPFNEFLVLRKLAEKGESKVSQLAGELGVSSSHITAVSEKLLSKGLIVRGGSEHDRRIVCLSLTNEGRKMAAELEQVSKDYFEEKLRDLSDEELALTSSLLGRVH
- a CDS encoding MFS transporter; this encodes MKNSTMKEDVYMARSASAVDANEKLSIRNGIATTVILNISTNYFPLFAISVLGVSNYQVGLISSLPQFIGIFAMVIGSLLIGRMEEKKRLTAYSFLAARFFLLAMFLLVYLPEEMRGWIFVLLVGLMNFPGSIANLSWQSFIGDLIPDSRRSGFFSERNKVMTIVGMLSTFAIGILLQQFDQSNSLPFQVLFLAAFLIGLAEVYYLFKHEEPKSSRKAEKKLSIGLHVFRHKPFLFFIICSLFFNFGWQMAWSLFSIYQIKIAGATALWISLFTVANQLAQIVSFKWWGRMADKHTNAKMMILVSLGMASAPVLTILSPNMVYLVIVNFFSGLFVSGTVLLLFNQLLEVTEEETRSICISNYNILLALVAFIAPQFGVFLLEAAGMNAAMTVSSVLRGAGAIFFLCLFVYLRKSKGHSLKLARNIF
- a CDS encoding MDR family MFS transporter; amino-acid sequence: MEHLSQKEKITIMIAIIAAMFFAAVNQTIVGNALPKIISDLGGLDYYSWVFTIYMLTSAITTILVGKLSDIYGRKPFILIGIIIFSIGAFLSGTSSDIFDLITYRGIQGFGAGMIMSTAFTAVGDLFAPRERGKWQGAMSAVFGISSVFGPTLGGYIVDNLEWKWVFWVFLPLGIVALALIWKLFPSQEKKKGESVDYVGAVFLTATIVLTLLGFSWAGTKYDWGSSQIIMLFGGAVIALILFILIERKVKTPILPLYLFKNGIFTISNIIGFVIGVSMFGGVMYVPYFIQGVLGYSATHSSFLTMAMTLGLVFASALGGQIISKTGKYKLQAIIGLCISAVGLYLLSRMDADTSQYALVGFLILVGFGIGIGMTVFTLTVQNAVEQKFLGVATATSQLFRSVGGTVGVAIMGTLLNNRMEDKMTTMSQNQNTNNMAASPELAGKLESLKNPQLLLDHEKLAQVKSSLPAEAASLFEHIISMLREALSYALSGVFLFVTITMLVAVILTFFLKEIPLRSAADSKAPEPAKSE